A DNA window from Equus quagga isolate Etosha38 chromosome 21, UCLA_HA_Equagga_1.0, whole genome shotgun sequence contains the following coding sequences:
- the LOC124231284 gene encoding oligodendrocyte transcription factor 1 translates to MYYAVSQARVNAAPTTMLRPQRPGDVQLGASLYELVGYRQPPSASSTASSSTTAPLLPKAAREKPEAHAEPPGTGPGPGAHAGGGSRADAKEEQQQQLRRKINSRERKRMQDLNLAMDALREVILPYSAAHCQGAPGRKLSKIATLLLARNYILLLGSSLQELRRALGEGAGPAAPRLLLAGLPLLAAAPGSVLLAPGAMGPPDALRPAKYLSLALDEPPCGQFALPGGAGGPGLCTCAVCKFPHLVPAGLGLAAVQAQFSK, encoded by the coding sequence ATGTACTATGCGGTTTCCCAGGCGCGCGTGAACGCGGCCCCCACGACCATGCTGCGGCCACAGCGGCCGGGGGACGTGCAGCTCGGGGCCTCCCTGTACGAGCTGGTGGGCTACCGGCAGCCACCCTCCGCCTcctccactgcctcctcctccacgacggcccccctcctccccaaggcGGCGCGCGAGAAGCCGGAGGCGCACGCCGAGCCGCCCGGCACCGGACCCGGGCCCGGTGCGCACGCGGGCGGCGGCTCCCGGGCGGACGCCAAAGAGGAGCAGCAACAGCAGCTGCGGCGCAAGATCAACAGCCGCGAGCGGAAGCGCATGCAGGACCTGAACCTGGCCATGGACGCGCTGCGGGAGGTCATCCTGCCCTACTCGGCCGCGCACTGCCAGGGCGCTCCCGGCCGCAAGCTCTCCAAGATCGCCACGCTCCTGCTCGCCCGCAACTACATCCTGCTGCTGGGCAGCTCGCTGCAGGAGCTGCGCCGCGCGCTCGGCGAGGGCGCGGGACCCGCTGCTCCGCGCCTGCTGCTGGCCGGCCTGCCCCTGCTCGCCGCCGCGCCCGGCTCTGTGCTGCTGGCGCCCGGCGCCATGGGGCCCCCCGACGCGCTGCGCCCCGCCAAGTACCTGTCGCTGGCGCTCGATGAGCCGCCGTGCGGCCAGTTCGCGCTCCCCGGCGGCGCGGGCGGCCCCGGCCTCTGCACCTGCGCCGTCTGCAAGTTCCCGCACCTGGTGCCGGCCGGCCTAGGCCTGGCCGCCGTGCAGGCGCAGTTCTCCAAGTGA